One Phaseolus vulgaris cultivar G19833 chromosome 4, P. vulgaris v2.0, whole genome shotgun sequence DNA window includes the following coding sequences:
- the LOC137838710 gene encoding uncharacterized protein — protein sequence MTEAWRCRKFEFGLKHELKEVVIPMSIRDFPALVEKAKVVERFKNSSRLAKPQVGGPSKSMPKYEDKTKPYFRPQSYSSGRPSSQSPPSFKCFRCGGPHVVRFFPHSVSNVTCDRCHKYGHATKDYHVQLGALNSGEMQQVQQNSNKKPKTAGRVFAISGAEASQSDSLVRGICSILGTQLSVLFDSGATHSFISFECAKKLKLPVRELEFELVVSAPT from the coding sequence atgactgaggcttggagatgtagaaaatttgagtttgggttaAAGCACGAActtaaagaagtggtgattcctatgtccattagagatttccctgctctagtggagaaagcaaaagtagTGGAGAGATTCAAAAATAGTAGCAGACTTGCTAAGCCTCAAGTGGGAGGACCTTCTAAAAGCATGCCTAAATATGAAGATAAAACGAAACCTTATTTCAGACCTCAATCTTATAGTAGCGGAAGACCCAGTTCTCAATCACCACCTAGTTTCAAATGTTTTAGATGCGGTGGGCCACATGTTGTTAGATTTTTCCCTCATTCAGTGTCAAATGTGACATGTGATAGATGTCACAAGTATGGTCATGCAACAAAAGACTATCATGTCCAATTAGGAGCTCTAAATTCTGGCGAAATGCAACaagtacaacaaaatagtaataaaaaacccAAAACTGCTGGCAGAGTTTTTGCTATTAGTGGAGCTGAAGCTTCACAGTCTGATagccttgttagaggtatttgttctatccttggaacacagttatctgtattgtttgattcaggggcaacccattcttttatatcttttgagtgtgctaagaaacttaagttgccagtccgagaattagaatttgagttggtggtatctGCACCAACATaa